A window of Chryseobacterium shandongense genomic DNA:
GCGGCAAGTCTGGTGGGTGAACTGGCAGGTCCGCTCATTAACAAGAGTGCCATAAAAGCCAATTTTCAGACAGCAGATGCAAGACAGATTCAGGCTTTGTATGAATATGACAAAACGATTCTGAATGCGCACCTGGATGTTGCGAATTTGATGTCTAAAGTGAAAAACATCGACCAGTATTACAAACTGAAGTCTGAAGAAACAAAGGCTTTAGAACAATCAATAGATATTGCTAATCAGTTATTTAAAAATTCACGGGCAGATTACCTGGAAGTTCTCTTAAACCAGCGAGATGCCCTGGATGCAAAAATGGAGCTGGTGGAAGCTAAACAAAAACAACTGAGTACGGTTGTGGATATTTATAAAAGCTTAGGCGGAGGCTGGAAGTGATTATAAATCCTTAATGTTTTAAAAAAGAAAGGAGACTGCCCGTAAGGGATCAGTCTCTTTTCGATTAAAACTGAAAACTTTAATAGAAAAAGGCTCATTTAAAAACCTTTTACTTAATTTATCTGCATTATGTGAACAGCTAAATTATCCGGTTAGTTTTTATAAAAAATGGTATTAGTTTTTTGAAATTAATTTAAAAAAACCAGCCTCCCCCAAAAGTAATTTCCCTGTTAAGGAAGGTGGTAAGATTATTGAATCATCATGTTTTCCGGTTATTGACTTTTACCCTGTTTGGATATGTTTAGTTTTTATAATTGAATACGTTTTATCTTGTTTCTATATTTCTTTATTTTTGATTTTACATCTGAGTTCAAAATTATAATGTTAAATCCGAATATGAAAACAGTAGTTGTCTCTATTTATAAATTATGACGTCATTATTCATAAAATTAAAATCTTTAATTTGTTGATTTTCAATTTTGATATTTGTAAAATAGAAATAGTTCGATACTGGATATTAATTCAAACTTGTTTGAGAAAAACCACTCATTTTTTGTAATTTTGAGCGCTGTTTACATTGAATAATACTAAGGTGATCAAAAAACTACTTCTTATATTTTGTACCATAAGCCTCCAATATTTCTTTTCGCAGGAAATATATAGTGATTATTATGAGCTGAGGAAAAAATACGAAGACCTAGAAGAGAATGATATTATAGCGTTTACCTACATACGGCCTTATATCAGCAAAGCAAAAAAAGAAAAAAACTACGAAAAATTAGTTCAGGGATATAAAGACGCTGTTTTTTATGCACTTCTTGATGAAGAAAAGCTGAAATATACAGACAGTATGGTTTGGGCGGCCAATCTTTCCAGGGATAAAGACCTTATGATTGTTGCGCATATTGACAAGGGGGTTATTTATTATTACAACTATAAAAAATTCCAGCTTGCCCTCAACGAATACCTCGAAGCTTATGAATACTCAAAAAATACTAGAAACGAGTACCTGAAGTATCAGAACCTTTATCATATTGGGGTAGTAAAAAGCTATTTGGGATATTATGATGAAGCAGCCGATCTATTCGGAAAATGTCTTTTATATTATAGAGAGAAGTCAACATCGGATATTCATCCTAATTTAATCTATAATAATAAAAAAGGGTATCTCAACAGCCTTCATCAGCTGATTATCTGCTACCGGCACCTGGGAAAATATAAAGAGATGGATGCTGCAATAAAAAAAGGACTTACCGAAGCCGGAAGCAGCAAGGATTATGCACAGGAAAAAGGATATTTCCTTCTTTCAAAAGGTATTTCCGAGTATAGGGAAAAACAATATGAAAAAGCCTTGTCAGACCTCAACTCATCTCTTCTTTCTATCCGCAACAGCAGAGATTTCGCCAGGCTTTCCGTCAATTATTTTTTTATTGGCAAAAGTTATCTCGGGATGAATGACGATCAAAAATCTGTCGTTTATTTCAGAAAAATTGATTCTATCTTTAATAAACATCAGTTTATTCTTCCTGAACTCAGGGAAAATTATGAGATCCTCATCAACTATAGCAAAAAAAATAAAGATCAGGATAAACAGCTTTATTATACGGGGCAATTGCTGAAAGCAGACAGTATTATGTCAAAAGATTTTAGTTATCTCTCTCCGAAGATCCATAAAGATTACGACACCAAAACATTATTGGAAGAAAAAAATAAACTGCAGAAAATCAATTATTTGGTAACTGTTATTATTATTCTTCTGGTTATCTGGGCAATCGGTCTAATAATGCTTTTCACTAAAAAACAGAAAAAGGCGAAAGAAATAAAGCAAAAATATATACTGCTTGAAGAAAAGTTTGTAAAAGACCAGAACATTTCCGAAGTGCCAAATAATACGATAGAAGAAAAAAGAGTCAATCTTCATGAGGGTAAGGTTGAAGAACTGCTACGCAAGCTGCAGACTTTTGAAAACAAGAAAGGATTTACCCAAAAAGGACTTACAATCAGTAAACTGGCAGCACAGTTGGGCACGAACTCCAGTTATCTTTCTCAGGTTATTAATGAATATAAAGGCGGAAATTTCAATAAATATCTTAGCCAGCTCCGGATCAATTATATTACAAATCTGCTCTTTGAGGACAGAAAATATTTAAAATATAATATTGAGACTCTTGCCAAAGAATGTGGAATTGCATCACGGCAGAATTTTTCCGATCTCTTCTATGAAATCAACGGAATTAGGCCCACAGATTTTATTAAAAAAAGGATACAGGAAATTGAAAATAATAATTGAAAATTGATTGCATCTAGCCTTTTCTGTTTATTTTTAGCATCTTATAATCGCAATAAGAAAAAATAAATTTTGAAGGTTTGATATTTCACCGTACGGAAATTACGATATTCATTTTCATCTAAATCAACCATAAAATTACGCTGAAACGCAAACCTTTACAAAGTGAAGTAAGCGAAAATGATTTATATTTGTAATATTAGGGAGAGTTCTCAAATTTAAAAACCCACCAAATCCACCATGAAAAAGATCATCTTCATCCTCATTAGCATCCTTATTCTCCTGATCATTGTAGTTGTAATTAAAACGGTTACTTATCCTTTTAAAAAAGTAAATTCCAATATTACTTCAGGCTGGAAAATGATAAAAGATGATTCTGCCATTCAAAGGCTTTCGGGTGGTCTGAAAATTCCAACGGTATCATCCGGCGAATTGGGAGAATTTAATTATTCAACATTTGATACCATCAAAGAATACCTCAAAAACTCTTACCCACTAATTTATCAGAATACAGAATTTGTTGAAGTTAATACGTACGGTTTGATATTCCGGTTAAAAGGCAGCAATTCTTCTCTCAGCCCTATTTTATTTCTCTCACATACCGATGTTGTTCCTCCGGGAGATGCTGAGGTGAAAGACAAAAGTGAAAATATCTTCAGGCCGGATGACAGACCTTTGCCCGCTGTATCGGAAGTTTCAGAGGAGTGGGATTTCGGGCCTTTTTCCGGGGCAGTTGCCAACGGAAGAATCTACGGAAGAGGCTCTGTCGATATGAAAGGAATGCTGTTCTCTTTGCTGGAATCCATGAATAATTTAATTAAAACAAAACATTTTCCACAACGGGATATTTATCTTGCATTCGGGTTTGATGAAGAAGTGGGCGGACAGCAGGGCGCCGTAAAGATTGCGGAATATTTTAAGAATAAAAACATACAGTTTGATGCCGTGTACGATGAAGGTGGTTTAATTCTGGAAAAGGGGAGTGTTACAGGAATAGATTCAGATGTCGCGGTGATCGGATGTGCAGAAAAGGGATTTCTCTCTGTTAAAATTAAGGTAAAAGGTCTTGGCGGACATTCCTCTATGCCACCGGCAGAATCGGCCATCGGAAAAGCAGCGGTCATCATGCAGCGTCTGGAAAAAGATCAGATGAAACCTGTCATGACGCCGCTCATTAATCAGTTTTTCACCAATGTGGGCGGGTCAATGCCTTTCGTCAACAGAATGGCTATTGCCAATCAATGGTTGTTGAGACCCGTACTTCTTTCACAGCTTACAAAAAATAATTCTACTAATGCCCTCATTCGTACAACAACGGCTTTAACCATGATGAAAGGAAGTGATGCTCCCAATGTGCTCTCACCCGAAATAGAATTTGTGGTTAATTTCAGGCTTCTTCCCGGTAATACTGTAAAAGATGTGAAAGAACATATCGCTAATGCCACCAAAGGATTTGAGGTGGAAATTGAAGAAATTGACAGCGTGAAGGAAGCTTCTACTATTTCTTCATCAAATACGAAAGCGTTTAAATTAATTGAATCGGCTATTAAAGAAATTCATCCTACAGCAATAGCAACGCCTTATCTTACGGTGGGCGCAACAGATGCTTACAAATACCAGATCGTAAGCAAAAATATTTACCGCTTTATGCCAATAAAAATTAATAACGCTGAAAAACAGTCGATTCACAGTACAAACGAATATCTCAGCATAGAAAACTACATGAAAATGATTCATTACTTTGAATACATCATGAAAAATTATGATAAATAAATAATCAGCATCAATCAGTCCCAAAAAAAAATTAAAACAAAAAAATAATACGTCAAGTTTTGTCGCATCACCGGAATAGCTTTGTCCTATCAAAACAACAAAGTTATGGAACTGCCATTGTATTTAAGTGTTAATGAATTTAAAAACCGGTATTACGACCATCTTGAAAAATGGTTTGAAGAATACCGCAACACCTCGGAAACCGATTATCTGAAAGCTCTTGCAAAAATGTACACTCCTTATTTATATTACAATTTTGCCAATGACAGGCTGCAGGCCGATGCGACTATCCAGATTAAAGAATGTTCTTTTCCATATTATGATAAAATAGGACTTTCTTTCTGTACAAGCTGCGAAAATGGAAAATCATCAAAAAGCACCAAAAGCATGAACCCTATTTTCGAGTGGAAAACAATCAGTATGATGGAATATGCGCAACATATTTTAGATAAAATCAACATGCATATCCAAACCAATAAAGCTAGAGCCGATCAAAATATACTCAGCTTTATTAATGATCCTGATATTATTACTTCAAGAAACGGAGCCGGATATTGTGTGAATTACGATCAGCACCAGCTTACACTTCCATTTTTGAAAGCTTACCTTCCCGTTTACGGGCAGACAGTTGATATCAGCGTCTACAGAGATTTTCTGTTTTCTGTCGTAGAGATCGCAGAATTTATCGACAAAAAATTAATGGAGGTGCATGCTTTTGAGAATACAATTTATACCAAGCTGAAATCTGATGCTAAATTCCGTGTACAGATGAGCCATCATTTTCTTACCATTTGCAATTAAAACTAATACCAAACATTCATATAGCTAAATTATAGTTTGAAATGGGTTGAGATTTTCAAACGCACCGTCTGATTACAGAGAGATCAGGCGGTTTTTTTTGTTAATAAAAAAACGCTGATTAAAAAATCAACGTTTTTTTGCAGAGAGGAAGGGATTCGAACCCTCGATACAGTTACCCGTATACTACCTTTCCAGGGTAGCTCCTTCAACCACTCGGACACCTCTCTATTTGAGATTGCAAAAATAAGGGAATTTATTGAATATCCAAATTATTATTGCAATTAGTGAGAAATTTCTCCACAAAGGCTTTTGGTAAAATTATCACCGAAACTTCCTTCATAATTCGGGTTGTCTATAAGATGCATTGCTTTTGTGATAGCGCTTTCAGCGGTCATATCCTTTCCGCTGATAGCCCCGATTCTGGAAAAAATATTGCTATTTTCGTACTTCCCGAATGAGATTCCTCCTGAAATACACTGGCTTACTACTACAATCTCGGTTCCGTTGTTTCTGATCTGCTGTAAGGTTTCCACTGTTTTATCACTGCTGAAAATAGTTCCGGAACCAAAAACCTGAAGGATCAATACTTTCATTTTCGGGATTTCTTTAAAATGATTAAGATTCATTCCCGGAAAAATTCTCCAGAAAATAATATCTTCCGAAATATGATCATCCACATGAAATTCGATTCCTGATTCACAGCGGTGAAGATTTTCCTTGATAATATTGAGATGTACTCCCGATTGTCCTAGAATCGGATAATTCGGACTGGAGTATGCGTCAAAGTACTCCGCAGAATATTTCAGGGTACGGTTTCCTCTCAGCAATTTGTATTCAAAATAGATGGCTACTTCCTGGATTACAGCCTCATCATTTTCATATAAACTTGCATAATAAAGACTGGTTAAAAGATTTTCCTTGGCATCTGTGCGCAGGTCACCGATTGGAAGCTGGGAGCCGGTAAGGATCACCGGTTTTTTGAGCCCTTTTAGCATAAAGCTGAGTGCTGAAGCGGTATAAGACATCGTATCTGTTCCGTGAAGAACCAGAAAGCCGTCGTAATTATTGTAATTCTTATGAATATAATGAGCGATAATTTTCCACTCTTCCGGACCCATATCAGATGAATCAAGTGGCTTTGAAAAAGGGTGAACGAAAACCTCACATTCCATCAGCGTCATTTCGGGCATTTTTTCAAAAATATTTCCAAAATCAAATGCACGGAGACTTCCGGTTTTATAATCTTTTTCCATACCGATGGTTCCGCCGGTATAGATCAAAAGGACTTTTCGTTTCATAGATGATTTTTATTAGATATTAAGGCCCCATTCAGAATGGATTCCTCAAAATTACGTTAATTTGCAAAGATTTAAAAATGAATGGAAGATTTAGCACAAACTTTTGACTATTTGAAACAGTTTTTGACGGAAGAAAGACTTTCCAAAATTGAACATTTCTCCTTAGAAAGTTCG
This region includes:
- a CDS encoding helix-turn-helix domain-containing protein → MIKKLLLIFCTISLQYFFSQEIYSDYYELRKKYEDLEENDIIAFTYIRPYISKAKKEKNYEKLVQGYKDAVFYALLDEEKLKYTDSMVWAANLSRDKDLMIVAHIDKGVIYYYNYKKFQLALNEYLEAYEYSKNTRNEYLKYQNLYHIGVVKSYLGYYDEAADLFGKCLLYYREKSTSDIHPNLIYNNKKGYLNSLHQLIICYRHLGKYKEMDAAIKKGLTEAGSSKDYAQEKGYFLLSKGISEYREKQYEKALSDLNSSLLSIRNSRDFARLSVNYFFIGKSYLGMNDDQKSVVYFRKIDSIFNKHQFILPELRENYEILINYSKKNKDQDKQLYYTGQLLKADSIMSKDFSYLSPKIHKDYDTKTLLEEKNKLQKINYLVTVIIILLVIWAIGLIMLFTKKQKKAKEIKQKYILLEEKFVKDQNISEVPNNTIEEKRVNLHEGKVEELLRKLQTFENKKGFTQKGLTISKLAAQLGTNSSYLSQVINEYKGGNFNKYLSQLRINYITNLLFEDRKYLKYNIETLAKECGIASRQNFSDLFYEINGIRPTDFIKKRIQEIENNN
- a CDS encoding M20/M25/M40 family metallo-hydrolase, giving the protein MKKIIFILISILILLIIVVVIKTVTYPFKKVNSNITSGWKMIKDDSAIQRLSGGLKIPTVSSGELGEFNYSTFDTIKEYLKNSYPLIYQNTEFVEVNTYGLIFRLKGSNSSLSPILFLSHTDVVPPGDAEVKDKSENIFRPDDRPLPAVSEVSEEWDFGPFSGAVANGRIYGRGSVDMKGMLFSLLESMNNLIKTKHFPQRDIYLAFGFDEEVGGQQGAVKIAEYFKNKNIQFDAVYDEGGLILEKGSVTGIDSDVAVIGCAEKGFLSVKIKVKGLGGHSSMPPAESAIGKAAVIMQRLEKDQMKPVMTPLINQFFTNVGGSMPFVNRMAIANQWLLRPVLLSQLTKNNSTNALIRTTTALTMMKGSDAPNVLSPEIEFVVNFRLLPGNTVKDVKEHIANATKGFEVEIEEIDSVKEASTISSSNTKAFKLIESAIKEIHPTAIATPYLTVGATDAYKYQIVSKNIYRFMPIKINNAEKQSIHSTNEYLSIENYMKMIHYFEYIMKNYDK
- a CDS encoding asparaginase, translating into MKRKVLLIYTGGTIGMEKDYKTGSLRAFDFGNIFEKMPEMTLMECEVFVHPFSKPLDSSDMGPEEWKIIAHYIHKNYNNYDGFLVLHGTDTMSYTASALSFMLKGLKKPVILTGSQLPIGDLRTDAKENLLTSLYYASLYENDEAVIQEVAIYFEYKLLRGNRTLKYSAEYFDAYSSPNYPILGQSGVHLNIIKENLHRCESGIEFHVDDHISEDIIFWRIFPGMNLNHFKEIPKMKVLILQVFGSGTIFSSDKTVETLQQIRNNGTEIVVVSQCISGGISFGKYENSNIFSRIGAISGKDMTAESAITKAMHLIDNPNYEGSFGDNFTKSLCGEISH